One genomic segment of Anaerobiospirillum thomasii includes these proteins:
- the malQ gene encoding 4-alpha-glucanotransferase: MNDKIEKIEQIVGLAHSYVDVCNQTVNISQEHRINALKAMGYATDDEDRLSAQIKEKELKPYADIVDPVCVIRDDDFNFIYIYVSEDTDENAVFAYEIQLEDGTLIKKSMPLYEVEIASYKELYGQVYDRRRLILDKKLPHGYHTFSCSIDDGREQLKSINMSLICTPVKCYMPECMEQGQRLWGVSVQLYSLRSKENWGIGDFGDLKSLVKHIARSGGHFIGLNPLHAGYPANPDPDMISPYSPSSRQWLNIIYIRVEDIPEFNTCKKAISAVQEKGFKQKLRALRDREYVDYRQVLVLKLQILRLIFDNVRVDDRRTIRGRKFIEFMQKHGDELINMATYDALQAHYYAKGVDAWGWQKFDKEFDNAASPFVAQWRKDHEDDVRFYAYLQFIADEQLHEAFEISKKEGMILGLYRDLAVGVSKGSCDVWSDTDRVYRDASVGAPPDPLGPIGQSWGLSPMDPDSLKMAAYRPLINLYRQNMKSCGAMRIDHAAGLYRMWWVPLGENASEGAYVNYSMHDLLGIIALESVRSRCLIIAEDLGTIPQQLREELKKVGALSYKLFFGEIAHDGGFIAPKDYQSVAMSAITTHDMPTLVGWWGNGDLTLGQKLGLYTPEQAEKIGHDRNISKQRILDSLHGLHSVGSEVPYRACEIESMTEDLCLGLQVHMCRGSCLLYSSQLEDWTFVATPVNVPGTFREYPNWRRKLTLNIDEIFEKKFVSRLTAAMSAARDE; the protein is encoded by the coding sequence ATGAATGATAAGATAGAAAAAATTGAACAGATTGTAGGACTTGCACATTCATATGTAGATGTCTGTAATCAGACTGTAAATATTAGTCAGGAGCACAGAATAAATGCCCTCAAGGCAATGGGCTACGCCACTGATGATGAGGACAGACTGAGCGCTCAGATAAAAGAAAAAGAGTTAAAACCATATGCAGATATAGTTGATCCTGTCTGCGTAATAAGAGATGACGACTTTAATTTTATTTATATCTACGTAAGTGAAGATACAGATGAAAATGCTGTATTTGCCTATGAAATACAACTTGAAGACGGTACTCTTATTAAAAAAAGTATGCCTCTTTATGAAGTTGAGATTGCCTCATACAAAGAACTTTATGGCCAGGTCTATGACAGACGCCGTCTTATCCTCGATAAAAAACTGCCGCATGGCTATCACACCTTCAGTTGCTCTATTGACGATGGCAGAGAGCAGTTAAAATCAATAAACATGTCTTTGATCTGCACTCCTGTAAAATGTTATATGCCAGAGTGTATGGAGCAGGGACAAAGACTGTGGGGTGTTAGTGTACAGCTGTACTCACTGCGCTCAAAGGAAAACTGGGGTATAGGTGATTTTGGCGATCTTAAGAGTCTTGTCAAACATATTGCAAGAAGCGGCGGTCACTTTATAGGTTTAAACCCTCTGCATGCAGGATATCCTGCCAACCCCGATCCTGACATGATAAGCCCATATTCACCTTCATCAAGGCAGTGGCTTAATATTATCTACATCAGAGTTGAGGATATTCCTGAATTTAATACCTGCAAAAAGGCCATAAGTGCCGTGCAGGAAAAGGGCTTTAAGCAAAAGCTAAGAGCATTGCGTGACAGGGAGTATGTAGACTACAGACAGGTTCTGGTTTTAAAGTTGCAGATCCTGCGTCTTATCTTTGATAATGTGCGTGTGGATGACAGACGTACTATACGCGGCCGTAAATTTATAGAATTTATGCAAAAGCATGGTGATGAGCTTATCAATATGGCAACCTATGATGCCCTGCAGGCCCATTACTATGCTAAGGGCGTTGATGCCTGGGGCTGGCAGAAGTTTGACAAGGAATTTGACAATGCAGCCTCGCCTTTTGTAGCTCAGTGGCGCAAGGATCATGAAGATGACGTGCGTTTTTATGCCTATCTGCAGTTTATTGCCGACGAGCAGCTGCATGAGGCCTTTGAGATTTCCAAAAAAGAGGGCATGATTTTAGGTCTGTATCGCGATCTGGCTGTAGGTGTATCAAAGGGCAGCTGTGATGTCTGGTCAGATACAGATCGTGTCTATCGTGACGCCTCGGTAGGAGCTCCTCCTGATCCATTAGGTCCTATTGGTCAGTCCTGGGGTCTGTCGCCTATGGATCCTGACAGTCTTAAGATGGCAGCCTATCGTCCACTTATCAATCTGTATCGACAGAATATGAAATCATGTGGCGCCATGCGTATTGACCATGCCGCAGGTCTTTACAGAATGTGGTGGGTGCCGCTTGGAGAAAATGCCTCAGAGGGGGCCTATGTAAATTATTCAATGCACGATCTTTTAGGTATTATTGCCCTTGAGTCAGTGCGCAGCAGATGTCTTATCATAGCCGAGGATCTTGGCACTATACCGCAGCAGCTGCGTGAAGAGCTTAAAAAGGTTGGTGCTTTGTCCTACAAGCTGTTCTTTGGTGAGATTGCTCATGACGGTGGCTTTATTGCACCAAAGGATTATCAGAGCGTGGCCATGTCGGCCATTACCACACATGACATGCCAACTTTAGTTGGGTGGTGGGGCAATGGCGATCTTACATTAGGTCAGAAGCTTGGGTTGTATACACCTGAGCAGGCAGAGAAGATTGGTCATGACCGCAATATATCCAAGCAGAGAATTTTAGACAGTCTGCACGGACTTCATTCTGTTGGCTCAGAGGTACCGTACAGAGCCTGTGAGATTGAGTCTATGACAGAGGATCTGTGCTTAGGTCTTCAGGTGCATATGTGCCGCGGCTCATGCCTTTTGTACAGCTCACAGCTTGAGGACTGGACCTTTGTAGCCACTCCTGTCAATGTGCCGGGTACATTCAGAGAATATCCAAACTGGAGACGCAAGCTTACATTAAATATTGACGAAATATTTGAAAAGAAATTTGTCTCAAGGCTGACAGCTGCCATGAGCGCTGCCAGGGATGAATAG
- the gap gene encoding type I glyceraldehyde-3-phosphate dehydrogenase yields the protein MTIKVGINGFGRIGRFVFRASVYRPELGIQVVGINDLLPPDYMAYMLKYDTMHGAFKGKVEVVDGNLVVNGNTVRVTAERDPAALKWGDIGVDYVVESTGLFLTDEKARKHIEAGARRVVMSAPSKDATPMFVVGVNDKTYAGQDIVSNASCTTNCLAPLAKVINDNFGIEMGLMTTVHSTTATQKTVDGPSLKDWRGGRGASQNIIPSSTGAAKAVGKVIPELNGKLTGMAFRVPTADVSVVDLTCVLKKGASYEEICAALKTASEGELKGVLAYTADDVVSSDFLGNTHTSVFDEKAGIALTDKFVKLVSWYDNEIGYSNKVLELIKSMEESGK from the coding sequence ATGACAATTAAAGTTGGTATTAATGGTTTTGGCCGTATCGGTCGTTTTGTTTTCCGCGCTTCTGTTTACCGCCCAGAGCTTGGTATTCAGGTTGTAGGTATCAATGACCTTCTTCCACCTGACTACATGGCATACATGTTAAAGTATGACACAATGCATGGTGCTTTCAAGGGTAAAGTTGAAGTTGTTGACGGTAACCTCGTTGTAAATGGCAACACAGTTCGTGTAACTGCTGAGCGCGATCCAGCTGCTCTGAAGTGGGGCGATATCGGCGTTGACTACGTAGTTGAGTCAACCGGTCTGTTCCTGACTGATGAGAAGGCCCGCAAGCACATTGAGGCAGGTGCCCGTCGTGTTGTTATGTCTGCTCCATCAAAGGACGCTACACCAATGTTCGTAGTTGGTGTTAACGACAAGACCTATGCTGGTCAGGACATCGTTTCCAACGCTTCATGCACCACCAACTGTTTAGCCCCACTGGCCAAGGTTATCAACGACAACTTCGGCATCGAGATGGGCTTAATGACAACTGTTCACTCAACTACTGCCACTCAGAAGACTGTTGACGGTCCATCATTAAAGGACTGGCGCGGTGGCCGTGGTGCTTCACAGAACATCATCCCTTCATCAACCGGCGCTGCCAAGGCTGTAGGTAAGGTAATTCCTGAATTAAACGGCAAACTTACCGGTATGGCATTCCGTGTACCAACAGCTGACGTTTCAGTTGTTGACCTCACCTGCGTATTAAAGAAGGGCGCAAGCTACGAGGAAATCTGTGCAGCATTAAAGACCGCCTCAGAGGGCGAGCTCAAGGGTGTTCTGGCCTACACTGCTGATGACGTTGTTTCATCAGACTTCCTTGGCAACACTCACACCTCAGTTTTCGACGAGAAGGCTGGTATTGCTTTAACCGATAAGTTCGTTAAGTTAGTATCATGGTACGACAACGAGATCGGCTACTCAAACAAGGTTCTTGAGTTAATCAAGTCAATGGAAGAGTCAGGCAAGTAA
- the fbaA gene encoding class II fructose-bisphosphate aldolase, whose translation MTKILDVVKPGVLTGDDVNKLFAVAKENGYAFPAVNCVGTDSVNAVLEAAAKARSAVIIQFSNGGAQFVAGKGYKTEVPQGAAILGAISGALHVHNVAKAYGVPVVLHTDHCAKKLLPWIDGLLDAGEEYYKAHGTPLFSSHMIDLSEESLEDNVELCCKYLERMSKIGMTLEIELGCTGGEEDGVDNSDKDESALYTQPQDVAYAYEKLSKISKNFTIAASFGNVHGVYKPGNVKLKPTILLDSQKFVKEKFGLSEDKPLNLVFHGGSGSTEQEIADSVSYGVIKMNIDTDTQWACWKGIKDYYEANRDYLQGQLGNPTGPDAPNKKYYDPRVWLRKGQETMVERVIEAIKQLGSENSL comes from the coding sequence ATGACCAAGATTTTAGATGTAGTAAAGCCAGGTGTTTTAACTGGTGATGATGTAAACAAATTATTTGCTGTTGCCAAAGAGAATGGTTATGCTTTCCCTGCAGTTAACTGCGTAGGTACAGATTCTGTCAACGCTGTTCTTGAGGCTGCTGCCAAGGCACGCTCAGCTGTTATTATTCAGTTCTCAAATGGCGGTGCTCAGTTCGTAGCAGGTAAGGGCTACAAGACTGAAGTTCCACAGGGTGCTGCTATTTTAGGTGCCATTTCAGGTGCTCTGCACGTTCATAACGTAGCTAAGGCCTATGGTGTTCCTGTTGTTCTGCACACTGATCACTGCGCCAAGAAGCTCCTGCCATGGATTGACGGCCTTCTTGATGCCGGCGAGGAGTACTACAAGGCTCACGGCACTCCATTATTCTCATCACACATGATTGACCTCTCAGAGGAGAGCCTTGAGGATAACGTTGAGTTGTGCTGCAAGTACTTAGAGCGTATGTCAAAGATCGGCATGACTCTTGAGATCGAGCTTGGCTGCACCGGCGGTGAGGAAGACGGTGTTGACAACTCAGACAAGGATGAGTCAGCTCTGTACACCCAGCCACAGGACGTAGCTTACGCTTATGAGAAGCTGAGCAAGATTTCAAAGAACTTCACCATCGCTGCCTCATTTGGCAACGTACACGGTGTTTACAAGCCAGGTAATGTTAAGTTAAAGCCAACCATTCTGCTTGACTCACAGAAGTTTGTTAAAGAGAAGTTTGGTTTATCAGAGGACAAGCCATTAAATCTCGTATTCCATGGCGGTTCAGGCTCAACAGAGCAGGAGATTGCTGATTCAGTATCATACGGTGTTATTAAGATGAACATCGACACTGATACACAGTGGGCCTGCTGGAAGGGCATTAAGGATTACTACGAGGCCAACCGTGACTATCTGCAGGGTCAGCTTGGCAACCCTACAGGTCCTGATGCTCCTAACAAGAAGTACTATGATCCACGTGTATGGTTACGCAAGGGCCAGGAGACCATGGTTGAGCGTGTAATCGAGGCTATCAAGCAGTTAGGCTCAGAGAACTCACTCTAA
- a CDS encoding phosphoglycerate kinase, whose amino-acid sequence MAIKKMADLDLQGKRVLIRADLNVPIKDGKVASDKRIVATLPTIELALKKGAKVMVTSHLGRPEEGVYNEEFSLKPVVDYMSTKLDCKVRLVKDYLDGVEVNDNEVVVLENCRFNAGEKKNDDALARKYAALCDVFVMDAFGTAHRAQGTTYGAAQYAPVACAGPLLAAELDALAKVMDNPARPMVAIVGGSKVSTKLPVLNSLLKVADQLIVGGGIANTFIASAGFKVGKSLCEEDLIPTAKEISEKTEVPEFVDVVVGKEFDENTNAELKDLKDVADDDMIFDMGPKSMENIAKVIKNAKTILWNGPVGVFEFNQFASGTKALAEAIAESDAFSVAGGGDTIAAIQKFGVTEKISYISTGGGAFLEFVEGKKLPAVEILEKRAAE is encoded by the coding sequence ATGGCAATCAAGAAAATGGCCGACCTCGACCTACAGGGTAAGCGTGTTTTAATCCGTGCAGATTTGAATGTACCTATCAAAGATGGTAAGGTCGCTTCAGACAAGCGTATCGTAGCTACATTACCTACCATCGAACTGGCCCTTAAGAAGGGTGCCAAGGTTATGGTGACATCTCACCTCGGCCGTCCTGAGGAAGGTGTATACAATGAGGAGTTTTCTTTAAAGCCAGTTGTTGATTACATGAGCACCAAGCTTGATTGTAAAGTACGTCTGGTTAAAGATTATCTCGACGGTGTTGAAGTTAATGACAATGAAGTGGTTGTTCTTGAGAACTGCCGTTTCAACGCCGGTGAAAAGAAGAATGATGATGCTCTGGCCCGCAAGTATGCAGCTTTATGCGACGTATTTGTAATGGACGCCTTTGGTACTGCTCACCGTGCTCAGGGTACAACCTATGGTGCAGCTCAGTACGCCCCTGTAGCCTGTGCAGGCCCTCTGCTTGCAGCCGAGCTTGATGCTCTGGCTAAGGTAATGGACAATCCAGCCCGCCCAATGGTTGCCATCGTAGGCGGTTCAAAAGTTTCAACCAAGCTGCCTGTATTAAACAGCCTGCTTAAGGTTGCAGATCAGTTAATCGTTGGTGGCGGTATCGCCAATACCTTCATCGCCTCAGCCGGCTTCAAGGTAGGCAAATCACTGTGCGAGGAAGATCTGATTCCTACTGCCAAGGAAATTTCAGAAAAGACTGAAGTTCCTGAGTTTGTTGACGTAGTAGTCGGCAAGGAGTTTGATGAGAACACCAATGCTGAGCTTAAGGATCTTAAGGATGTTGCCGATGACGATATGATCTTCGATATGGGTCCTAAGTCAATGGAGAATATTGCTAAGGTTATCAAGAATGCCAAGACCATTTTATGGAACGGCCCAGTTGGCGTATTTGAGTTCAATCAGTTCGCCTCAGGCACCAAGGCTTTAGCCGAGGCTATTGCTGAGTCTGACGCCTTCTCAGTAGCTGGCGGTGGTGACACAATTGCTGCTATTCAGAAGTTTGGCGTAACCGAGAAGATTTCATACATCTCAACCGGTGGCGGTGCTTTCCTTGAGTTCGTAGAGGGCAAGAAGCTGCCTGCAGTAGAGATTCTCGAGAAGAGAGCTGCTGAGTAA
- the tkt gene encoding transketolase — translation MAENFKNLANAIRALSMDAIQKANSGHPGAPLGMADMAEALWRGFMRHNPKNPKWANRDRFVLSNGHASMLIYSLLHLTGYDLSLEDLKQFRQLHSKTPGHPEYGIVPGVETTTGPLGQGISNAVGMAMAEAMLASEFNKPGFDIVDHYTYAFMGDGCLMEGISHEACSIAGTLGLGKLIAFYDSNGISIDGEVKNWFGDDTKKRFESYHWQVLEVDGQDGQALREAISEAQKETSRPSLIICTTTIGFGSPNKAGKASSHGAPLGDEEIALTKKALGWNYGAFEVPDDVYAQWNACDKGAKLEKAWDELFAKYKEQYPAEADEFVRRMNGELVDGLKEKAREFAMSLQNQPASLATRKAGQNALDFFGSIMPELVGGSADLAPSNLTVNKASVSVKPGIISGNYIHWGVREFAMAGAMNGIMLHGGFRPYGGTFLIFSEYARNAIRMSALMGIPTIYVFTHDSIGVGEDGPTHEPIEQTATLRLVPNLHTWRPCDQVETAMAYLSMVERKDGPSDIVLTRQNLEQMSRTPEQVDNILRGGYILKDCCGTPDLIIIATGSEVALAYHSALSLEAEGKKVRVVSMPCCEIFDAQSDEYKEHVLPSECTARVAVEAGSTSLWYKYVGLKGKVLGIDRYGESGPAGKLFELFGFTTENLVQIAKSVL, via the coding sequence ATGGCAGAAAATTTTAAGAATTTGGCTAATGCAATCCGTGCTTTGAGTATGGATGCTATTCAGAAGGCAAATTCTGGACACCCTGGTGCTCCACTGGGTATGGCTGATATGGCCGAAGCTCTGTGGCGTGGTTTTATGCGTCACAATCCAAAAAATCCTAAATGGGCCAACCGTGATCGTTTTGTTTTATCAAACGGTCATGCTTCAATGCTTATTTATTCACTGCTGCACCTAACAGGTTATGATCTGTCTCTTGAGGATTTAAAACAGTTCCGTCAGCTGCACTCAAAGACTCCAGGTCACCCAGAGTACGGAATAGTACCTGGTGTTGAGACCACCACTGGTCCTTTAGGTCAGGGCATATCAAATGCAGTTGGTATGGCCATGGCTGAGGCTATGCTGGCCTCAGAGTTTAACAAGCCAGGTTTTGATATTGTTGATCACTACACCTATGCCTTTATGGGCGATGGCTGTCTTATGGAGGGTATTTCCCATGAGGCATGCTCCATTGCAGGTACCTTAGGTCTTGGTAAACTGATTGCTTTTTATGACTCAAACGGCATCTCTATTGACGGTGAGGTTAAAAACTGGTTTGGCGATGACACCAAAAAGAGATTTGAGTCCTACCACTGGCAGGTTTTAGAGGTTGACGGTCAGGACGGTCAGGCTCTGCGTGAGGCTATCAGTGAGGCTCAGAAGGAGACATCACGTCCATCACTTATTATCTGCACAACAACCATTGGCTTTGGCTCACCTAACAAGGCCGGCAAGGCATCATCACACGGTGCACCACTGGGTGATGAGGAGATTGCACTTACCAAAAAGGCTTTAGGCTGGAACTATGGTGCCTTTGAAGTACCTGATGATGTTTATGCACAGTGGAATGCCTGTGATAAAGGTGCCAAGCTTGAGAAGGCATGGGATGAGCTTTTTGCCAAGTACAAAGAGCAGTATCCTGCCGAGGCTGATGAATTTGTACGCCGCATGAACGGTGAGCTTGTAGACGGTCTTAAGGAGAAGGCCCGCGAGTTTGCCATGTCACTGCAGAATCAGCCAGCTTCACTTGCTACCCGTAAAGCAGGTCAGAACGCTCTTGATTTCTTTGGCTCAATCATGCCTGAGCTTGTAGGCGGCTCTGCCGACCTGGCTCCATCAAATCTTACAGTAAACAAGGCCTCTGTGAGCGTAAAACCTGGCATTATTTCAGGTAACTACATTCACTGGGGTGTACGTGAGTTTGCCATGGCCGGCGCTATGAACGGCATTATGCTGCACGGCGGTTTCAGACCATATGGCGGCACTTTCCTCATCTTCTCTGAGTATGCAAGAAATGCTATTCGTATGTCTGCTCTGATGGGCATTCCTACCATTTATGTATTTACTCATGACTCAATTGGTGTAGGCGAGGACGGTCCAACCCACGAGCCTATTGAGCAGACTGCCACACTGCGTCTTGTACCAAATCTGCACACCTGGAGACCATGTGATCAGGTTGAGACTGCTATGGCCTATCTGTCAATGGTTGAGAGAAAGGATGGTCCTTCAGACATCGTTCTTACCCGTCAGAATTTAGAGCAGATGTCACGTACTCCAGAGCAGGTCGATAACATTCTGCGTGGTGGCTATATCTTAAAGGACTGCTGTGGTACACCTGATCTTATTATCATTGCCACAGGCTCTGAGGTGGCTTTAGCCTACCACAGTGCTCTGAGCTTAGAGGCCGAGGGTAAGAAGGTACGTGTTGTATCCATGCCTTGCTGTGAGATCTTTGATGCTCAGAGCGATGAGTACAAGGAGCATGTACTGCCTTCAGAGTGCACTGCACGTGTTGCTGTTGAGGCAGGCTCTACCTCACTGTGGTACAAGTATGTAGGACTTAAGGGCAAGGTGCTTGGTATTGACCGCTATGGTGAGTCAGGTCCTGCCGGCAAACTCTTTGAATTATTTGGATTTACTACAGAAAACCTGGTACAAATAGCCAAGAGTGTATTATAA
- the fsa gene encoding fructose-6-phosphate aldolase, translating to MRFFIDTANVEDIRKANDMGVICGVTTNPSLIAKEGRDFKEVIKEITSIVDGPISGEVKATTLDAEGMIKEAREIAAIHENMIVKIPMTVEGLKACHMCKVEGIKTNLTLIFSANQALLAARAGATYVSPFLGRLDDISQPGIDLIRQISDMFLVGDIDAQIICASVRNPIHVTDCALAGADIATVPYSVIEQMTHHPLTDQGIAKFQADYKKVFGE from the coding sequence ATGCGTTTTTTTATTGATACAGCAAATGTTGAAGATATCCGCAAGGCCAATGACATGGGTGTTATCTGCGGTGTAACCACAAACCCATCACTTATTGCCAAAGAAGGCCGTGATTTTAAGGAAGTTATCAAGGAAATCACCTCAATTGTTGATGGTCCTATCAGTGGTGAAGTAAAAGCTACAACATTAGATGCCGAGGGCATGATCAAAGAGGCCCGTGAGATTGCAGCCATTCACGAGAACATGATTGTTAAGATTCCTATGACTGTAGAGGGTCTTAAGGCATGTCACATGTGTAAGGTTGAAGGCATCAAGACCAACCTGACCTTAATCTTCTCAGCCAATCAGGCTTTACTGGCCGCAAGAGCCGGTGCCACCTATGTGTCACCATTCCTTGGCCGTTTAGATGATATCTCACAGCCAGGTATAGATCTTATCCGTCAGATCTCAGATATGTTCTTAGTAGGTGACATTGATGCCCAGATCATCTGTGCCTCTGTACGTAACCCAATCCATGTAACTGACTGTGCCTTAGCCGGTGCTGATATTGCTACTGTTCCTTACAGCGTAATTGAGCAGATGACACATCACCCACTTACAGATCAGGGTATTGCCAAGTTCCAGGCCGACTACAAGAAGGTCTTTGGTGAATAA
- a CDS encoding ISL3 family transposase: MTEPSAIIINSYSAANTETNETLIKASANELMHCKFEHGVLNMYPGCVMSGEPEIDATAMTVTYHLGYTLWREELEQNCPICGCHKVNIKDWGERTVKDCTLGPFAVILKIRVPKVICCGCDHARWLKPSFVHPHHRITLRLYGQILQLLDLGESHLDLKKISSITAVEADIVRNIDKARLIEMFKDISLEDVRNIAIDEISVKKHHKYISVIIDADTRRLLYAAYGRKKDDLRPFFDRLKELGLLDQIEGAVMDGNCGYQNLVKELCPNAKIVLDLFHCLQQFNSEVADAIRLDKIKDLRKELGAMDAGEYQQKKSEYKKRIKDLRQSKWLTYMGSDKLNTLEESQKDLVETLKQNKSLFTISIFGDHIRDLWHSGGTLEQVETEIKNLYSQAEATEIPLLIRFCKKLKDWSCYIIHAATTGLNTSILEGCNAKFKTIKRVAYGFRDIGYYILKMHQALSRDRKSTLKAAVVSEPVENNVNPQI; encoded by the coding sequence ATGACAGAGCCTAGTGCCATTATAATAAATTCCTACAGTGCTGCCAATACAGAAACAAATGAAACTTTAATCAAAGCCAGTGCTAATGAATTAATGCACTGTAAGTTTGAACACGGCGTTCTCAATATGTACCCGGGTTGTGTAATGTCTGGTGAGCCTGAAATAGATGCTACGGCAATGACTGTTACCTATCATCTTGGCTATACGCTTTGGAGAGAGGAGCTTGAACAAAACTGCCCAATCTGTGGCTGCCATAAAGTAAATATAAAGGACTGGGGAGAGCGCACAGTAAAGGATTGCACACTAGGACCATTTGCGGTTATTTTAAAGATACGCGTACCTAAGGTCATTTGTTGTGGTTGTGATCATGCCAGGTGGCTAAAGCCAAGCTTTGTCCATCCGCATCATAGGATAACCTTACGCTTATATGGGCAGATACTGCAGCTTCTTGATTTGGGCGAGAGTCATCTAGATTTAAAGAAAATAAGCTCTATCACGGCTGTAGAGGCAGATATTGTCAGGAACATTGATAAGGCAAGGCTTATAGAGATGTTCAAAGATATAAGTCTTGAAGACGTTAGGAACATAGCTATAGACGAGATAAGCGTTAAAAAGCACCATAAGTATATATCAGTCATCATAGATGCCGATACCAGGCGCCTTTTGTATGCTGCCTACGGCAGAAAGAAAGATGATTTAAGGCCATTCTTTGATAGATTAAAAGAGCTTGGACTGCTTGACCAGATTGAAGGTGCAGTAATGGATGGCAACTGCGGATATCAGAATCTAGTCAAAGAGCTCTGCCCTAATGCAAAGATAGTGCTTGATTTATTCCACTGCCTGCAACAGTTTAACAGTGAAGTGGCAGATGCCATAAGGCTTGATAAAATAAAAGATTTACGCAAGGAGCTTGGCGCCATGGACGCCGGCGAGTATCAACAAAAGAAAAGTGAATACAAGAAGCGTATAAAAGATCTTAGACAGAGCAAGTGGCTGACTTACATGGGCTCAGATAAACTCAACACTCTTGAAGAGTCGCAAAAAGATCTTGTAGAAACCCTCAAACAGAATAAGAGCTTGTTTACAATATCAATTTTTGGAGACCATATCAGAGATCTATGGCATAGCGGAGGTACACTTGAGCAGGTTGAAACAGAAATTAAAAACCTGTATTCACAAGCTGAAGCAACAGAAATTCCTTTACTGATAAGGTTCTGCAAGAAGCTAAAAGATTGGAGCTGTTATATTATTCATGCGGCTACAACTGGCTTAAACACCAGTATTTTAGAGGGATGCAATGCTAAATTCAAAACCATTAAAAGGGTAGCCTACGGCTTTAGAGATATAGGGTACTATATATTGAAAATGCATCAGGCTCTGTCTCGAGATAGAAAATCAACACTCAAAGCTGCCGTAGTTTCAGAGCCTGTTGAAAATAATGTCAACCCCCAAATTTAG
- a CDS encoding anhydro-N-acetylmuramic acid kinase — MSDKLFIGVMSGTSIDSLDAALCRISQNSFKLIASHTIKWDESVHTLLHSLCSSSSDEIEKMPLACNSIAEHEARVVTELLDKANISADKICAIGTHGQTVRHRPEQNFSLQLDNGPMVAAITGIDTIVNFRAADLANAGQGAPLTPIFHKLLLSKQGVNRFVLNLGGISNITALDDKGCILCGFDCGPANTLLDLCCREILHLDYDADAKVSSQGHVVDSILNELLQNSYLSKPFPKSTGREDFNRNCIAPYLDMCKAGRLAIEDLLYTLSVYTVKCVSLHIEAIVNKYKLERGGELVLCGGGALNPLIVRLFEKSMLDFDIKTYISQDFGIDASYLEAQAFAYFAYLFVSGIAPDIKDCTGATRPSILGCLCPATDGCYSRRLK; from the coding sequence ATGTCAGATAAGTTATTTATAGGTGTTATGTCAGGCACCAGCATCGACAGTCTCGATGCCGCCCTTTGCCGCATATCACAAAACAGCTTTAAACTTATTGCCTCCCACACCATAAAGTGGGATGAAAGTGTCCACACACTGCTGCATAGTCTTTGCAGCTCATCATCTGATGAAATTGAAAAAATGCCTTTAGCCTGCAACTCTATTGCAGAGCATGAGGCCAGAGTTGTCACAGAGCTTTTAGACAAAGCCAATATCAGCGCTGATAAAATCTGCGCCATAGGCACACATGGACAGACAGTAAGACACAGGCCAGAGCAGAACTTTTCTTTGCAGCTTGATAACGGCCCTATGGTAGCTGCGATTACCGGCATTGATACCATTGTCAATTTCAGAGCCGCCGATCTTGCAAATGCAGGTCAGGGTGCACCACTGACCCCTATTTTTCACAAGCTGCTCTTATCAAAACAGGGGGTCAATCGCTTTGTATTAAATCTTGGCGGTATTTCCAATATTACAGCACTAGATGATAAAGGATGCATACTGTGCGGCTTTGACTGCGGCCCTGCCAATACTCTTTTGGATCTGTGCTGCCGTGAAATACTGCATCTTGATTATGATGCAGATGCCAAAGTCTCATCACAGGGTCATGTTGTTGATAGTATTTTAAATGAGCTTTTACAAAACAGTTATTTATCAAAGCCATTTCCAAAGTCCACAGGGCGTGAGGACTTTAACCGCAACTGTATTGCCCCATATCTTGACATGTGTAAGGCAGGCAGGCTTGCCATTGAAGATCTGCTCTATACCCTAAGTGTCTATACAGTAAAATGCGTAAGTTTACATATAGAGGCAATTGTAAATAAGTACAAACTTGAGCGTGGCGGCGAGCTTGTACTGTGCGGCGGTGGAGCCCTAAACCCTCTTATTGTCAGACTCTTTGAAAAATCAATGCTTGATTTTGATATTAAAACCTATATATCACAGGATTTTGGTATAGATGCCTCCTATCTTGAGGCTCAGGCCTTTGCCTACTTTGCCTATTTATTCGTCTCAGGCATAGCACCTGATATAAAAGACTGCACGGGAGCGACAAGACCTTCAATCCTTGGCTGTCTGTGCCCTGCAACTGATGGCTGCTACTCAAGGAGGCTAAAATAA